A single genomic interval of Lewinellaceae bacterium harbors:
- a CDS encoding TRAP transporter large permease subunit, producing the protein MEILALILFLCIFILILIGFPVAFTLGGISVLFGYFALGPEFFNFLPSRIMGVMGNVVLLAVPLFIYMGIMLEKSGLAENLLESMAMLFGKVKGGLAISVVIVGAMLAASTGIVGATVITMGLISLPTMLKRNYSIELSTGIIASSGTLGQIIPPSVVLVLLGSVMNVSVGELFKAALLPGLTLVVLYILYVLIYARIYPHKAPAIPAEEIAEFKQGNYAGKLIKAFVLPFLLILAVLGSIFGGWATPTEAAAVGAMGATILTIVQGRFNVKVLKEVMIGTTHLTTMVFIILLGATTFALVFRGLGGDRYLVDLIQSSNLEPHHFLLIVMIVVFVAGFFIDFIEIVFIIVPVVLPIFTAMKVDLIWIGILLALNLQTSFLTPPFGFSLFYLKGVAPPRVTTAHLYRGIVPFVVIQLVFLLIVALFPDVLHWL; encoded by the coding sequence ATGGAGATCCTGGCCCTGATCCTTTTCCTATGCATATTTATTCTGATCCTGATCGGATTTCCGGTAGCATTTACTTTGGGAGGCATATCGGTGCTTTTTGGGTATTTCGCACTTGGTCCTGAATTCTTTAATTTCCTTCCTTCCCGCATCATGGGTGTCATGGGCAATGTGGTACTGCTTGCCGTTCCCTTGTTCATCTACATGGGAATCATGCTGGAAAAATCAGGCCTGGCAGAGAATCTCCTTGAGTCCATGGCTATGCTTTTTGGGAAGGTGAAGGGCGGACTCGCGATTTCAGTGGTGATAGTAGGTGCAATGCTTGCTGCTTCTACGGGCATCGTAGGGGCGACCGTTATCACCATGGGTCTTATCAGTTTGCCGACGATGCTTAAGCGTAATTACAGCATCGAACTTTCAACTGGGATCATCGCTTCATCCGGTACCCTTGGCCAGATCATCCCACCCTCCGTGGTACTCGTATTACTGGGCAGTGTGATGAATGTATCCGTTGGTGAGTTGTTTAAAGCTGCCTTACTGCCCGGATTGACTTTAGTGGTATTATATATCCTCTATGTATTGATTTACGCCCGGATTTATCCTCATAAAGCTCCGGCGATTCCAGCCGAAGAAATTGCTGAATTTAAGCAGGGCAATTATGCCGGAAAGTTGATTAAGGCATTTGTTTTACCCTTCCTCCTTATCCTTGCTGTGCTGGGTTCCATCTTCGGTGGCTGGGCTACACCAACCGAAGCCGCGGCGGTGGGAGCAATGGGTGCGACCATACTTACGATTGTACAGGGCCGGTTTAATGTAAAAGTGCTTAAAGAGGTCATGATCGGTACCACCCATCTGACGACGATGGTCTTCATTATATTACTGGGAGCAACCACTTTTGCACTGGTTTTCCGCGGATTAGGCGGAGATCGCTATCTGGTAGACCTGATCCAATCCTCTAATCTGGAACCGCACCACTTTCTACTCATCGTCATGATCGTAGTATTCGTGGCGGGATTTTTCATTGATTTCATAGAGATTGTATTCATCATCGTGCCGGTGGTACTTCCCATCTTTACGGCGATGAAGGTGGATCTGATCTGGATAGGGATATTGTTGGCCCTTAACCTGCAAACATCCTTTCTGACACCGCCCTTTGGATTCTCGTTGTTCTACTTGAAAGGTGTCGCGCCCCCAAGGGTGACAACGGCTCATCTCTATCGTGGTATCGTACCTTTTGTCGTCATCCAGCTCGTCTTTCTGTTGATTGTGGCTTTATTCCCGGATGTTCTGCACTGGTTGTAA
- a CDS encoding TRAP transporter substrate-binding protein, with translation MEDNPQEKPGSLTRQKFIKKAAVAAVAGTSALIAGCKDPQNSSGGPAIQTRKTYRWNMVTTWPPNFPVLGEGCNALAKFVEEASEGQLKINVYGGGELIPALEVFDAVSSGTAELGHAGSYYWAGKAEATQLFSTIPFGMNAQEMNSWMLYGGGVELWRELYSGFNLHPFLAGNTGVQMAGWFNREINSLADFKGLKMRIPGLGGKVLSQVGGTAINLPGGDLYTSLERGVIDATEWIGPYHDYLMGFHEIAKYYYAPGWHEPGSTLELIVNKQKYDSLPNNLQRILEAAALRLNMLSLAEFDKQNAIYMEKIKNETKVEVRFLPKDVMDGLRSATKEIVQDLISRDPFSAKVYESFSQYKKRMDDWMNYTEKAYYNLISA, from the coding sequence ATGGAAGATAATCCGCAAGAAAAGCCTGGCTCGCTTACCCGTCAGAAATTCATTAAAAAGGCAGCGGTCGCTGCCGTTGCCGGAACATCCGCCTTGATAGCAGGCTGCAAAGATCCGCAAAATTCCAGTGGAGGCCCTGCCATTCAAACCCGGAAAACCTACCGGTGGAACATGGTGACCACCTGGCCACCTAACTTCCCGGTTCTTGGAGAAGGCTGCAATGCTTTGGCCAAATTTGTGGAAGAAGCGTCTGAAGGACAGCTGAAAATCAACGTATATGGCGGCGGAGAATTGATCCCGGCCCTGGAGGTATTCGACGCAGTAAGTTCCGGGACTGCCGAGCTGGGTCATGCAGGGTCCTATTACTGGGCCGGGAAAGCTGAAGCAACTCAGCTGTTTTCTACAATCCCTTTCGGAATGAATGCCCAGGAGATGAATTCATGGATGCTTTACGGTGGCGGTGTGGAGTTGTGGCGTGAACTGTATTCGGGTTTTAACCTGCATCCCTTTCTTGCCGGGAACACCGGTGTTCAGATGGCCGGATGGTTCAACCGGGAAATAAACTCCCTGGCGGATTTCAAAGGTTTAAAAATGCGAATCCCGGGCTTGGGGGGCAAGGTCTTGTCCCAGGTAGGCGGAACAGCAATCAACCTGCCGGGTGGTGATCTATATACCAGCCTGGAGCGAGGCGTAATTGATGCTACCGAATGGATTGGCCCCTACCATGATTACCTGATGGGCTTCCATGAGATCGCCAAATATTACTATGCACCCGGATGGCATGAGCCCGGATCCACCCTGGAGCTGATCGTAAACAAACAGAAGTACGATTCCCTGCCCAATAACCTCCAACGCATTCTGGAAGCGGCTGCGCTTCGGCTGAATATGCTGTCACTGGCGGAGTTTGACAAGCAGAATGCCATCTACATGGAGAAAATAAAGAATGAAACCAAGGTTGAGGTCAGGTTCCTGCCCAAGGATGTCATGGATGGACTCAGGAGTGCAACAAAAGAGATCGTACAGGACCTGATCAGCAGGGATCCCTTCAGTGCCAAAGTCTATGAATCCTTCAGTCAATACAAAAAGCGAATGGACGACTGGATGAACTACACCGAGAAGGCTTATTACAATCTGATCAGCGCCTGA
- a CDS encoding nucleoside triphosphate pyrophosphohydrolase family protein: MERFEEPQALNDVQAFHHTFDLPVLAEPSIPSVQRCTLRVNLLEEELRELKEAIEDKDLVAIADALCDLQYVLSGAILEFGLGEPFHQLFSEVQRSNMSKRCLTLEEAHQTQAHYEAKDGTESFVVAKDEAFLVYRKHDKKVLKSVNYSPADLESIIPGGKSKP, encoded by the coding sequence ATGGAGCGATTTGAAGAACCACAAGCCCTGAATGACGTCCAGGCATTCCATCATACATTTGATCTTCCCGTGTTGGCCGAGCCATCGATTCCTTCCGTCCAGCGATGTACGTTACGGGTCAATTTATTGGAAGAGGAGTTAAGGGAATTGAAAGAAGCCATCGAAGATAAGGATCTGGTGGCCATTGCCGATGCCCTATGTGATCTGCAGTATGTATTGTCGGGTGCCATTCTCGAGTTTGGGCTGGGAGAACCTTTTCATCAGCTTTTTTCCGAGGTTCAGAGATCCAATATGAGTAAGCGGTGTTTGACCCTGGAAGAGGCTCACCAAACGCAGGCTCATTACGAGGCAAAGGATGGCACTGAGAGCTTTGTGGTTGCCAAGGATGAAGCTTTTTTGGTTTATCGCAAGCACGATAAGAAGGTCTTGAAATCGGTGAATTATTCACCGGCCGATCTAGAGTCCATTATTCCGGGTGGTAAGTCCAAACCATAA
- a CDS encoding PA0069 family radical SAM protein translates to MLFELPVIQKGRGAQVLLPNRFSAEQKVAELSVDGVRTKYINIYPKTIVNEVSSPDIPYDLSLNPYQGCEHGCVYCYARPTHNYWGYDAGISFESVILVKRDAPALFSHALSRRSWKPKPVMFSGNTDCYQPIEKKLKITRKLLEVAWKYRQPVSIITKNSLILRDLDILQDMACHRLVKVAISITGVDESLRQVLEPRTATYRKRFETVKELSGAGIPVNVIMGPVIPSMNDHELFDVARHAAENGAYDIRFILIRLNQEVEPVFKDWLERHFPDRYDKVINKIASIHGGQVNDSRFGVRIRGEGKYADIIHEQMALARKKYFTNHEAVNYDFDLSLYGKFKDPQLSLF, encoded by the coding sequence ATGTTGTTTGAGCTGCCGGTGATCCAGAAGGGCAGGGGAGCACAGGTTTTATTACCTAATCGGTTTTCTGCTGAGCAGAAGGTCGCGGAATTATCGGTTGATGGTGTCCGGACAAAGTACATCAACATCTATCCAAAGACCATTGTGAATGAGGTGAGTAGTCCGGACATCCCTTATGACCTCTCACTGAATCCCTATCAGGGATGCGAACATGGCTGTGTCTATTGTTATGCACGTCCAACCCACAATTATTGGGGCTACGATGCAGGTATCAGTTTTGAATCCGTTATCCTGGTCAAACGCGACGCACCAGCGCTCTTTAGTCATGCACTTTCCAGACGGTCATGGAAGCCTAAACCTGTCATGTTCTCGGGAAACACCGATTGTTATCAGCCCATAGAAAAAAAACTGAAGATAACCCGGAAGCTTCTGGAAGTGGCATGGAAATACCGGCAGCCGGTATCTATTATCACTAAAAACAGCCTGATCCTTCGCGATCTTGATATCCTGCAAGACATGGCTTGCCATCGACTGGTTAAAGTGGCCATATCAATCACTGGCGTGGATGAATCCTTGCGCCAGGTGCTGGAACCAAGGACCGCCACCTATCGCAAGCGGTTTGAGACTGTAAAAGAGTTAAGTGGGGCGGGGATTCCTGTCAACGTCATCATGGGGCCCGTCATTCCATCCATGAATGATCATGAGCTTTTTGATGTCGCGCGGCATGCAGCAGAAAATGGAGCCTACGACATCCGCTTCATCCTTATCCGGCTGAATCAGGAAGTTGAACCGGTATTCAAAGACTGGCTGGAGCGGCATTTTCCGGATCGCTACGATAAAGTAATCAATAAAATTGCCTCAATCCACGGCGGCCAGGTAAATGACAGCCGTTTTGGAGTGCGCATTCGGGGTGAAGGTAAATACGCCGATATCATTCATGAACAAATGGCTTTGGCCCGCAAAAAATATTTTACCAACCATGAAGCAGTTAATTACGATTTTGATCTCTCACTCTATGGAAAATTCAAAGATCCGCAGTTGAGTTTGTTTTGA
- a CDS encoding NADP(H)-dependent aldo-keto reductase, whose product MEYRILGQTGLNVSKICLGTMTWGEQNSESDAHEQLNYALERGINFIDTAELYAIPSRDYNQGLTEKYLGTWLKNRGKRDDLILASKIVGPREGIEYIRPDINFSSESIRTAINGSLQRLNTDYLDLYQLHWPERKANYFGRLGFDLVRADPWQDNFLEILHTMDLMIKEGKIRYWGVSNETAWGVMHFLHLSEMHDLPRCVSVQNPYSLLNRSYEVGLAEVSIREKVPLLAYSPMAFGLLSGKYHKGTASKQSRINQFQEMSRYNSQEAYNATSQYVQIAEENGLSPAQLALAFVNERPFLCSNIIGATSMAQLKENIDSADVKLSPEILNAINQVHRRISNPAP is encoded by the coding sequence ATGGAATACCGGATACTGGGGCAGACAGGCCTTAATGTTTCGAAGATCTGTTTGGGCACGATGACCTGGGGAGAGCAGAATTCAGAATCGGATGCACATGAACAACTGAATTATGCGCTTGAACGCGGGATTAACTTTATTGATACAGCTGAACTGTATGCCATTCCCAGCCGTGATTACAATCAGGGATTGACTGAAAAATACCTTGGTACCTGGCTTAAAAATAGAGGAAAAAGAGACGACCTGATCCTTGCCAGTAAGATAGTAGGCCCACGGGAAGGGATCGAATACATTCGACCGGACATCAATTTCAGCAGCGAATCGATTCGCACAGCCATCAATGGGAGCCTGCAGAGGCTGAATACAGATTACCTGGACCTTTATCAGCTGCACTGGCCAGAGCGAAAAGCAAATTATTTTGGACGCCTGGGATTTGATTTAGTCAGGGCTGATCCCTGGCAGGATAATTTCCTGGAGATCCTGCACACCATGGATCTGATGATCAAAGAAGGCAAAATCCGCTACTGGGGTGTCTCGAATGAAACAGCCTGGGGAGTGATGCACTTTTTGCATTTGTCTGAGATGCATGACTTGCCCCGCTGCGTATCTGTTCAGAATCCGTACAGTTTACTGAATCGTTCTTATGAAGTGGGTTTGGCGGAAGTGAGCATCCGGGAGAAAGTGCCCCTGCTGGCCTATTCGCCAATGGCTTTCGGTTTGTTAAGTGGAAAATATCACAAGGGTACGGCAAGTAAGCAAAGCCGGATCAATCAATTCCAGGAGATGAGCCGGTATAACAGCCAGGAAGCCTATAATGCCACGAGTCAGTACGTACAGATAGCCGAGGAGAATGGCCTTTCACCGGCTCAGCTGGCGCTGGCATTTGTCAATGAAAGACCATTTTTGTGCAGCAACATTATCGGAGCTACCAGCATGGCCCAGCTGAAAGAAAATATCGATTCGGCCGATGTGAAACTATCACCGGAGATCCTGAATGCCATTAACCAGGTTCACCGCCGCATATCCAATCCTGCTCCTTAA
- a CDS encoding nicotinamide mononucleotide transporter, which yields MSPVDQILEWIAAISGILCVFLLTRENIWAWIFGLLSVAIYVYIFWINKLYSDTILHVVYVLLNAYGLYVWTRRSKNPGPSQSELLPITWLPDIQRWGYLILIVIGSLLWGYGMHRYTDASYPYPDAFTTVASLVAQYLIARKRLENWMIWIVVDIVAIVIYGLKGIWVTSGLYVVYLVLSVMGYREWKRKMAGVQ from the coding sequence ATGAGTCCGGTTGATCAAATATTGGAATGGATAGCAGCTATCAGCGGAATTCTTTGCGTGTTTCTTTTAACCAGAGAGAATATCTGGGCCTGGATATTTGGCCTGCTTTCGGTCGCGATCTATGTCTATATCTTTTGGATCAACAAATTGTATTCAGATACGATTCTTCACGTTGTTTACGTCTTGCTGAATGCCTATGGGCTGTATGTATGGACCAGAAGATCAAAGAATCCAGGACCCTCACAGTCGGAATTATTGCCGATCACCTGGCTTCCTGACATCCAGCGATGGGGATATCTGATTTTGATAGTCATTGGCAGCTTACTCTGGGGGTACGGGATGCATCGTTATACGGACGCTTCCTATCCGTACCCGGATGCATTTACCACCGTAGCCAGTTTGGTAGCCCAATACCTGATCGCCCGAAAACGATTGGAGAACTGGATGATCTGGATCGTTGTGGACATCGTGGCCATTGTTATTTATGGACTGAAGGGAATATGGGTTACCTCCGGACTCTATGTGGTATACCTGGTGCTCTCTGTGATGGGCTATCGCGAATGGAAAAGAAAGATGGCAGGTGTGCAATAA